Proteins from one Toxotes jaculatrix isolate fToxJac2 chromosome 13, fToxJac2.pri, whole genome shotgun sequence genomic window:
- the zbtb22b gene encoding zinc finger and BTB domain-containing protein 22b gives MQSLPMEVGSSSSSAPSDTPGSMVQVCFPSAQASVLDSLNRQREDGRLCDLSIHVQGQVFKAHRCVLAASSPYFHDQVVLKNMSTVSIPAVMDPLAFESVLSCAYTGQLRMLRDDIVNYLTVGSVLQMWHIVDKCTELLKEGRAAAGGGSSGGGGVQDIAGEGGGAGSANPGCSSSNPDGGAAGGNEAGGDGGVGGGQPQVVGSNEPQRTSQPPSRPSVSESQSPSSTNYFSPRDGSSFGGSGAAAAGASVDGGGASNTPSYCTPSGGEEAFLIEEEEEEVEEEEEEVLYHQRKRGRGGGSGRRKKMSSVSEQEVGVSDSFGVSSYQDGEDSTVPPSQKRPTYSQPSIMPRKQWVVVKTERSEDDDLIVVSGEEGGDEEEDEDEREVELARARERSDFNISNVRSLSAELGGRAENDMDSQMEYCQSSEDYLKFEGSLMDQTLAQHLHDSAAGQSQSANHAVSALLGQVQSAATARAQLLPLDMQGNQILLYSQASGLSLDAAVPPLGMAGGMIGAASFKGPSLEHGAVHLSVQGGLGVDGMDSGGIGGGSGSGGSNSSSGGSGKVFMCHCGKTFTHKSMRDRHINMHLDLRPFHCPVCAKKFKMKHHLTEHMKTHTGLKPYDCLGCGKKFMWRDSFMRHRSHCERRGGLGESGEGGSGGEGGRRGGAAGEDGPDLISSPHLLLSAGEGGQGNILGGGGGRGGVSVSSPLLSGAVLSPQHGGVSATGSSGSNNSVSNSGSAALSSSVAATGALLGIVSQSPGQGPGMFGGLGLGRSVCDEDVCEVSANESSVT, from the exons ATGCAGTCCCTGCCCATGGAagtgggcagcagcagcagctcagctcccAGCGACACACCTGGCTCGATGGTACAGGTGTGCTTCCCCAGCGCTCAGGCCTCGGTGCTGGACAGCCTGAACCGGCAGAGAGAGGACGGCAGGCTCTGTGACCTCTCCATCCACGTCCAGGGACAAGTCTTCAAGGCTCACCGCTGCGTCCTGGCCGCATCCTCGCCCTACTTCCACGACCAG GTAGTACTGAAGAACATGTCCACAGTCTCCATCCCGGCGGTGATGGACCCGCTGGCGTTTGAGAGCGTGCTGAGCTGTGCTTACACCGGGCAGCTCCGCATGCTACGAGACGACATCGTTAACTACCTCACGGTGGGCAGCGTCCTGCAGATGTGGCACATCGTGGACAAATGCACCGAGCTGCTGAAGGAGGGccgagctgcagctggaggagggaGCAGTGGAGGAGGGGGCGTTCAGGACATAGCCGGTGAGGGAGGAGGTGCTGGGTCAGCTAACCCCGGGTGTAGCAGCAGCAACCCTGACGGCGGCGCAGCCGGTGGTAACGAAGCTGGTGGCgatggtggtgttggtggtggtcaGCCCCAGGTCGTGGGGTCCAACGAGCCCCAGCGCACCTCCCAACCTCCCAGCCGCCCGTCAGTGAGTGAGAGCCAGTCCCCCAGCAGCACCAACTACTTCAGCCCCAGAGACGGGAGCAGTTTTGGGGGAAGCGGTGCGGCCGCAGCTGGGGCTTCAGTGGACGGAGGCGGGGCTAGCAACACCCCCAGCTACTGCACCCCatcaggaggagaggaggcctTTCTTattgaggaagaggaggaggaggtagaggaggaagaggaggaggtgttgTACCAtcaaaggaagagaggaagaggaggaggcagcgggaggaggaagaaaatgagcTCAGTGTCAGAGCAGGAAGTCGGGGTCAGTGACAGCTTTGGTGTGTCGTCCTATCAG GATGGCGAGGACTCAACGGTGCCGCCATCGCAGAAGCGTCCCACCTACAGCCAGCCCAGCATCATGCCTCGTAAACAGTGGGTGGTGGTGAAAACCGAACGCTCGGAGGACGACGACCTCATCGTAGTGTccggggaggagggaggagacgaggaggaggacgaggacgagagggaggtggagctggccagagcgagggagagaagCGACTTCAACATCTCCAACGTCAGGAGCCTTTCAGCTGAGCTGGGAGGCAGAGCTGAGAATGACATGGACTCGCAG atGGAGTACTGCCAGTCCTCAGAAGACTACCTCAAGTTCGAAGGCAGTTTAATGGACCAGACGTTAGCTCAGCACCTTCATGACAGCGCTGCGGGTCAGAGCCAGAGTGCTAACCATGCTGTCTCAGCGCTGCTGGGCCAGGTTCAGTCTGCAGCCACAGCCCGGGCCCAGCTTTTGCCCCTGGACATGCAGGGGAACCAGATCCTCCTCTACAGCCAGGCCTCTGGACTCTCTCTGGACGCTGCTGTCCCGCCTTTGGGGATGGCAGGTGGTATGATCGGGGCAGCCTCTTTCAAAGGTCCCAGTCTGGAGCACGGAGCGGTCCACCTGTCGGTGCAGGGCGGCTTGGGGGTGGATGGCATGGACAGCGGGGGGATTGGAGGTGGAAGTGGCAGCGgtggcagcaacagcagctccgGGGGTTCAGGGAAGGTGTTTATGTGCCACTGTGGTAAGACCTTCACCCACAAGAGCATGAGGGATCGCCACATCAACATGCACCTGGATCTGAGGCCTTTCCACTGCCCTGTCTGTGCCAAGAAGTTCAAGATGAAGCATCACCTCACAGAGCACATGAAGACGCACACGGGCCTGAAGCCGTACGACTGCCTCGGCTGCGGCAAGAAGTTCATGTGGCGCGACAGCTTCATGAGGCACCGCTCGCACTGCGAGAGGCGCGGCGGGCTGGGGGAGAGCGGGGAGGGTGGGAGCGgtggtgagggagggagaagagggggagcGGCAGGTGAGGATGGGCCGGATCTGATTtcctcccctcacctcctcctgtctgcaggtgagGGTGGACAGGGTAATattctgggaggaggaggagggagaggaggagtgtctgtttcttctccacttctttCCGGCGCTGTTCTGTCGCCGCAGCACGGCGGCGTCTCAGCCACAGGAAGTAGCGGCAGTAACAACAGCGTAAGTAACAGCGGCAGCGCCGCTCTGAGCAGCAGCGTGGCGGCCACGGGGGCGCTGCTCGGGATCGTCTCTCAGAGTCCAGGTCAGGGACCCGGGATGTTCGGTGGTCTGGGGCTGGGTCgaagtgtgtgtgatgaagaCGTGTGTGAAGTCAGTGCCAATGAAAGTAGCGTGACTTAA
- the kifc1 gene encoding kinesin-like protein KIFC1: MSRLPVMSSKRVLTSSSSSENGQDFAPAQKKIRKDPEPVKSQAAATIIGGKRPPVASTRAPLSKPVRGVRAATVAVGPSRGVLKPSIASAAAKEGNMKQPVVSGSTKAGGGGAPRRQAWDLKGKVSDMEGKIRNYQTKVKSANQENEVLRGSMVQSQTRMSEMEKELERQRSQISTYEEEMEALSTVRDELEKVSSDKNTLQKELSNLESKYKVMETLRDSQETELQTLKMKLSVQESTLARLQVTLRDTEEEVRCLKETVAQQEDELHAGEMERRRLHNTIQELKGNIRVFCRVRPLVGGGLSKHIQVPASDNKMITLAKTEESHTGKTADTQKNYNFSFDRVFGPQASQQEVFEEISLLVQSALDGYNVCCFAYGQTGSGKTYTMEGGEFDEARGVIPRAVQQIFKAAEKLGAQGWEFTFTASFVEIYNETLRDLLYTGKASKRPEHEIRKSASNEVTITNLTYENVSNEDQVLGLIALANQNRSTAQTAQNDRSSRSHSVFQLDIEGVNTGRDVKCKSTLCLVDLAGSERMVKSQSQGERFKEMTAINGSLSNLGIVITALANKESYVPYRNSKLTYLLQGCLGGNSKTLMFVNIAPETDSFGETLNSLRFASKVNDCVIGTASANRK; this comes from the exons ATGTCCCGCTTGCCAGTTATGTCAAGCAAGAGGGTCCttacaagcagcagcagctcagagaatGGCCAAGACTTTGCGCCTGCTCAG AAGAAGATTCGTAAGGACCCAGAACCTGTCAAATCACAGGCTGCAGCTACAATCATCGGTGGCAAGCGGCCTCCTGTCGCATCAACCAGGGCACCTCTTT CTAAGCCAGTCAGAGGTGTGAGAGCTGCCACTGTGGCTGTTGGTCCTTCCAGAG GTGTCCTGAAACCATCCAtagcttcagctgcagcaaaGGAAGGCAACATGAAACAACCTGTTGTATCTGGTAGCACAAAAGCAG GTGGGGGCGGAGCCCCTAGACGGCAAGCCTGGGACCTGAAGGGCAAGGTCAGTGACATGGAAGGTAAAATCCGTAACTACCAGACCAAGGTGAAATCTGCCAACCAGGAGAATGAGGTTCTTAGAGGCTCGATGGTCCAAAGCCAAACCAGAATGTCTGAAATGGAGAAAGAgctggagaggcagaggagccAGATCAG TACGTACGAGGAGGAAATGGAGGCACTGTCAACAGTCCGAGATGAGTTGGAGAAAGTGTCTAGTGATAAGAACACTCTTCAAAAAGAACTCTCCAACTTAGAGAGCAAGTACAAGGTCATGGAGACACTCCGAGACAGCCaggagacagagctgcagactcTCAAG atgaagctCTCAGTACAGGAGTCAACTCTGGCCCGCCTGCAGGTAACCCttagagacacagaggaggaggtccGCTGTCTCAAAGAGACTGTGGCCCAGCAGGAGGACGAGCTTCATGCCGGGGAAATGGAGCGCAGGCGGCTCCACAATACCATTCAGGAGCTCAAG GGCAACATCAGGGTCTTTTGCAGAGTGCGCCCACTGGTGGGTGGAGGCCTCAGCAAGCACATTCAGGTCCCAGCCAGTGACAACAAGATGATAACACTGGCCAAAACAGAGGAG TCTCACACAGGCAAAACTGCAGACACTCAGAAGAATTATAACTTCAGTTTCGACAGGGTGTTTGGGCCCCAGGCTTCACAACAGGAG gtcTTTGAAGAGATCTCGCTGCTGGTGCAGTCGGCATTGGACGGTTATAACGTCTGCTGCTTCGCCTATGgccagacaggaagtggaaagaCATACACCATGGAGGGAGGCGAGTTTGATGAGGCCAGGGGTGTGATTCCCAGAGCCGTGCAGCAAAtcttcaaagcagcagagaaactgGGAGCACAAGGCTgggag TTCACCTTCACAGCAAGTTTTGTTGAAATCTACAATGAGACCCTGCGAGACCTCCTCTACACCGGCAAGGCCAGCAAGAGGCCCGAGCATGAGATCCGAAAGTCAGCCAGCAACGAGGTGACGATCACCAACCTCACCTATGAAAACGTCTCCAACGAGGACCAG GTTCTTGGTCTGATTGCTCTGGCCAATCAGAATCGCTCCACAGCGCAGACAGCCCAGAACGACCGCTCATCTCGCTCCCATTCAGTCTTCCAGCTGGATATCGAGGGAGTGAACACTGGCAGGGACGTCAAATGCAAGT ccaCTCTGTGCCTTGTGGACTTGGCTGGTAGCGAGCGAATGGTGAAGAGTCAGTCTCAGGGTGAGCGCTTCAAAGAGATGACCGCCATCAACGGCTCCCTGTCCAACCTGGGCATCGTCATCACTGCACTGGCTAACAAG GAGAGCTATGTTCCATACAGAAACTCCAAGCTCACCTACCTTCTGCAGGGCTGCTTGGGAGGAAACAGCAAAAC TCTGATGTTTGTGAACATCGCCCCAGAGACTGACAGCTTTGGGGAAACCCTCAACTCCTTGAGGTTTGCCAGCAAG GTGAATGACTGTGTTATTGGGACTGCAAGTGCCAACAGGAAGTAG